AGCCCGTAGAAAGTACCGAACAAGAATTGAAGTGGGACAACGGCACGCTGGGGTACGTTCTGGCCCAATTCGTCACGGGCACCTGGATCGGCAACGGCTTCGACTGCTCGACGCTCGCGGCGGGCAATATAAAACTTATGCGGATCCGCTCGAGCGGCGTATGGCCCAACGACCGGTGGGACGGTTTCAACATCGGCGTTTTCGACTTCCAAAGCGGCGTTCCCGGGGCGCGGATTTGGGGCCCGACGTACGTTAGGGGGACCGGGCGCGGGTACCCGTGGTGCGATTTCAGCGTTAACTGGACATTGCCCAAAGGCATACGCAAGTTCGTAGCCGCTATGGAGCAGCGTTACAACTACCCCAACATCGACCCATACTGCCTGGATACGGGGCCGCCGCAGCGGCGGGGATGGACCTATTATTTGGGCGTCTGGCAACCGTTCGAATCCGAATCCAATTTGATGTTCCGCATCGTGATGCAGGGCGACATCGGCGTGGCGCCGACGAGCCTTGGCCGAGTCAAAGCCTTATACTACTGAGCCACGCGCTGTGTATGGTTACCAAAAGCCGGCCCCAAGAGGCCGGCTTTTTCGCGTCCCGGTCATACACGGATCACGATTTGGAGCCCTTTTCCGCCGCCGGCGCGACGCCCGCCGGCGCGGCCATCGCCGCCGGGTCGACGATCACTTCGATTAACGACGGCCGGCTGTTCTCTTTAAGGGCTTTTTTTACCGCGGGCGCGAAGTCGTCGGGGTCGTCTACGCGCGCGCCGAAGCCGCCGGCCGAAGCGGCGAACGCGGCGAAGTCGGCGTTGGGGAACTCGACGCCGTACGGTGGGAAACCCGCGACGGCCTGCTCCTTCACGATGTTCTTCAAGCGACCGTCGTTGAAGAGCACTACCTTTATGGGCAGCTTCTCGCGGACGGCGGTGGTGAAGTCCGCCATGAGCATGCCGAAGCCGCCGTCGCCGGTAACGCAGAACGTCGGCGTCGAGCGCTCGTGGAGCGAGGCCGCGAGCGCCGCCGGGAGGGCGAAGGCCATACTGGCCATGTTGGCGGAGAGGCACGTCCGCTGGCCGTCGGCGACGAACATCTTGTAAAACCAATAGGTGTGGTCGCCCACGTCGACGGTTACGACGGCGTCCTTGGGAATCAGCTCGTTCAACCAGCTCACGACGAAGCCGGGATGCACCGGCCTCGTCTTCTTGGCGCGCAGCGCGGCGACGTCGCGCATGTGCTCGTCGCGGTGCCGGCGGACGGTTTTTTTGTAATCCTCGTCCATATCCTTCGCCGGTACGAGCTCCAAGAGCCGCGGCAGCGCCTCGCGCACGTCGCCCACGGCGCCCGCCTCGACCTCGAAGGTTTTGCCGATGCGGGCGGCGTTCCAATCCACTTGCACGGCGGGCACGTCCGGGACGAGGTTGCGCTGCCGGAATCCCGAGCCGAGGATTACGAGGAGGTCCGACGCCTGCGCCGCCCGGGCCGCGCACGGCGCGCCGATGCTGCCCATCACGCCCACGGCCAGCTCGCGGGTTTCGGGCACGACGCCCTTGGCGCGGGAGGTGGTGGCGACGAAGGCGCCGATGCGCTCGGCGAGGGCGATGACGTCGGCGCCGGAGAAGCGGGCTCCCCAGCCCGCGAAGACCAGCGGCCTTTGGGCCCGGGCGATTACCTCCGCCACCGCCCGGAGCGACTCCTCCGTCGGCGCGGCGCGGCCGCGGAAGACGCGGCGGTCGCCGGTGAATATGCCGCCCGCCGCGGGCGCGGCCAGCACGTCGGTGGGGAGGCTCAGCGCCGCCACGCCGTGTTCGGCGTACGCTTTCTTTACGGCCATGCTAACGACATTGGCCGCCCGCGCCGGCGCCGAGACCGTCTCCGCGTATACGGTGAACGGGTGGTAGAGCGCGA
This is a stretch of genomic DNA from bacterium. It encodes these proteins:
- a CDS encoding thiamine pyrophosphate-dependent enzyme — translated: MAKWKCSVCGYIYDEAREEVPFAALADDWTCPVCGAPKSAFNRLEGAGEREVAEGEFAGTVADQIVAQLAAYGVRYVCGIPGDSNLPLVDAIRRSEDVDFVLVRHEETAAFMASARFKIFNEIGVCLSIAGPGTTNLITGLMDAATDRSPVLALLGQVTEVRLGSEAFQEVDQLALYHPFTVYAETVSAPARAANVVSMAVKKAYAEHGVAALSLPTDVLAAPAAGGIFTGDRRVFRGRAAPTEESLRAVAEVIARAQRPLVFAGWGARFSGADVIALAERIGAFVATTSRAKGVVPETRELAVGVMGSIGAPCAARAAQASDLLVILGSGFRQRNLVPDVPAVQVDWNAARIGKTFEVEAGAVGDVREALPRLLELVPAKDMDEDYKKTVRRHRDEHMRDVAALRAKKTRPVHPGFVVSWLNELIPKDAVVTVDVGDHTYWFYKMFVADGQRTCLSANMASMAFALPAALAASLHERSTPTFCVTGDGGFGMLMADFTTAVREKLPIKVVLFNDGRLKNIVKEQAVAGFPPYGVEFPNADFAAFAASAGGFGARVDDPDDFAPAVKKALKENSRPSLIEVIVDPAAMAAPAGVAPAAEKGSKS